In Flammeovirgaceae bacterium 311, one DNA window encodes the following:
- a CDS encoding hypothetical protein (COG0683 ABC-type branched-chain amino acid transport systems, periplasmic component), translating to MALCLIGTPLFAQQKNDAQQQYLRAKNLFQQEQWVQAMETFRQVAADPKASGFAPYASLYYSVSAIRAGRTNEARGMLRQIQQKYPDWDKQEEVTYWQARVLFEENNFEAAVAAIEKIRTRSVKGDAEEMALFHLQRGASIDQLKHILNQHQEARYVAQALARKISNQPIVSQDQQLLSQLVNRYKLDKDLVSKPVTGKSELKDSYNVAVMMPFLLESLQPEKNMRDIYFTLDIYEGMKLAKEDLEEEGIRINLYAYDTRRDSLTTVRFLRSPEMQGMDLLVGPLYPGPTKAALDFAFNRGVNLVNPISTNPEIIQNNPYAFLFKPSLETQGRKAADFAARTFQPPRALVIYGTKDRDTIMANAYRQELVKRGFTEIRMEKIRAGSEGSIRALLTSTQPEDMVPGGRLSSERLGHVFIASEDESIVANAMNAISSRKDRLAVLGHETWVKKNLVSNDQLERMGVYMMAPEYLDYGNPDFFTFRDKYLERVHSMPGRYAYLGYDLMMYFGRMMSRYGNLFQNEGSPEVYNGVMCTGFNYQAYRDNQCVPIVQFRNSAPVIVYQ from the coding sequence TTGGCGCTGTGCCTCATAGGCACTCCTCTTTTTGCACAGCAAAAAAACGATGCACAGCAGCAATATTTGCGGGCAAAAAATCTGTTTCAGCAGGAACAGTGGGTACAGGCCATGGAAACTTTCCGCCAGGTTGCGGCAGATCCAAAGGCGAGTGGTTTTGCTCCCTATGCTTCTTTGTATTATTCGGTTTCTGCCATCAGGGCGGGCCGTACCAATGAGGCCAGGGGAATGCTGCGCCAGATTCAGCAGAAGTACCCCGACTGGGATAAGCAGGAAGAGGTAACCTACTGGCAGGCACGCGTACTGTTTGAAGAAAACAACTTTGAAGCTGCTGTTGCTGCCATAGAAAAAATCCGCACCCGTAGTGTAAAGGGCGATGCCGAAGAAATGGCCCTTTTTCACCTGCAGCGTGGTGCGTCCATAGACCAGCTTAAGCACATTCTGAATCAGCACCAGGAAGCCCGCTATGTAGCACAGGCACTGGCCAGGAAAATCAGCAACCAGCCTATTGTATCGCAAGACCAGCAGCTGCTTTCGCAGCTGGTAAATCGCTATAAACTGGACAAAGATCTGGTAAGCAAACCGGTAACGGGCAAGAGTGAGCTGAAAGATTCCTATAATGTTGCTGTCATGATGCCATTTCTGCTGGAGAGCCTTCAGCCGGAAAAGAACATGCGCGATATTTATTTTACCCTGGATATTTACGAGGGCATGAAGCTGGCGAAGGAAGATCTGGAGGAGGAAGGTATCAGGATCAATCTGTATGCCTATGATACCCGCAGAGACAGCCTTACCACCGTTCGTTTTCTGCGCTCTCCGGAGATGCAGGGCATGGATCTGCTGGTAGGTCCGCTTTACCCCGGCCCAACCAAGGCTGCACTCGATTTTGCTTTTAACAGGGGCGTAAACCTGGTGAACCCGATTTCTACCAATCCGGAAATTATTCAAAATAATCCATACGCTTTTCTTTTTAAGCCATCGCTGGAAACCCAGGGCCGTAAAGCAGCAGATTTTGCTGCCAGAACCTTTCAGCCGCCACGTGCGCTCGTTATTTATGGTACCAAAGACAGGGACACCATTATGGCCAACGCCTACAGGCAGGAGCTGGTGAAAAGAGGTTTCACTGAAATCAGAATGGAAAAGATCAGGGCCGGCAGCGAAGGTTCCATAAGGGCACTGCTTACTTCCACACAACCTGAAGATATGGTGCCGGGTGGCCGTCTTTCTTCTGAGCGTTTGGGCCATGTGTTCATTGCCTCGGAAGATGAAAGTATTGTTGCAAATGCCATGAATGCCATATCTTCCAGAAAAGACAGGCTGGCCGTGCTGGGCCACGAAACATGGGTAAAGAAAAACCTTGTATCGAACGATCAGCTGGAGCGGATGGGCGTGTATATGATGGCGCCGGAATACCTTGATTACGGCAATCCGGATTTCTTTACTTTCAGAGACAAATACCTGGAGCGTGTACATTCCATGCCCGGCCGCTATGCCTACCTGGGCTATGACCTGATGATGTATTTCGGGCGTATGATGAGCCGTTACGGAAATCTGTTCCAGAACGAAGGCAGCCCGGAGGTATATAATGGTGTAATGTGCACCGGCTTTAACTACCAGGCATATCGTGATAACCAGTGTGTGCCCATTGTACAATTCCGGAACTCTGCTCCGGTAATCGTTTATCAATAA
- the guaA gene encoding GMP synthase (COG0518 GMP synthase - Glutamine amidotransferase domain) translates to MQEQILILDFGSQYTQLIARRVRELNVYCEIHPFTDAPELTPDIKGIILSGSPCSVNQGNAPDLDLSPYRGQVPILGVCYGAQLMVHKSGGYVEPSNVREYGRAHLNMVNDKIDLLKEITVNSQVWMSHGDTIQRLPDEFELIASTPSVQVAAYKLKGEPTYGIQFHPEVTHSLEGKTVLRNFVVHICDCNQDWTPRTFIEETVESLRQQLGNDKVVLGLSGGVDSSVAAMLIHKAIGQNLYCIFVNNGLLRKNEFQDVLDQYQHMGLNVKGVDASEQFYSALSGLKDPEDKRKAIGRTFIEVFDAEAHRIENVSWLGQGTIYPDVIESVSVTGPSVTIKSHHNVGGLPDFMNLKVVEPLRSLFKDEVRLVGKTMGLDQNILRRHPFPGPGLGIRILGDITPEKVRILQEVDDLYVKGLKAFGLYDEIWQAGAILLPVQSVGVMGDERTYESVVALRAVTSVDGMTADWYPLPYEFMREISNQIINRVKGVNRVVYDISSKPPATIEWE, encoded by the coding sequence ATGCAAGAGCAAATCCTCATTCTCGATTTCGGCTCGCAATACACCCAGCTGATTGCCCGCAGGGTGCGCGAACTAAACGTTTACTGCGAAATCCATCCATTTACCGATGCCCCGGAACTTACGCCCGATATCAAAGGGATCATTTTAAGTGGCAGCCCCTGTTCTGTAAACCAGGGCAACGCTCCAGATCTGGACCTAAGCCCTTACCGCGGCCAGGTACCCATTCTTGGTGTATGCTATGGCGCACAGCTGATGGTGCACAAAAGCGGTGGCTATGTAGAGCCCTCTAATGTGCGGGAGTACGGCCGTGCCCATTTGAATATGGTAAACGATAAGATCGATTTGCTCAAAGAAATTACAGTTAACTCACAGGTGTGGATGTCGCATGGCGATACCATTCAGCGCCTGCCTGACGAGTTTGAGTTGATTGCCAGCACTCCCTCCGTACAGGTTGCTGCCTATAAATTAAAGGGAGAGCCTACCTACGGTATTCAGTTTCATCCGGAGGTAACCCATTCACTGGAGGGTAAAACTGTTCTGCGCAATTTTGTGGTGCACATATGCGATTGTAATCAGGACTGGACACCCCGTACTTTCATAGAAGAAACGGTAGAAAGCCTTCGTCAGCAACTGGGTAACGATAAGGTAGTGCTGGGTCTAAGTGGCGGGGTCGACTCTTCTGTAGCGGCCATGCTTATTCATAAGGCTATTGGCCAAAACCTGTACTGCATTTTTGTAAATAATGGCCTGCTGCGCAAAAACGAATTCCAGGATGTGCTGGACCAGTACCAGCACATGGGCCTGAACGTAAAAGGGGTGGATGCCAGCGAGCAGTTCTATTCAGCGCTTTCAGGATTAAAAGATCCTGAAGATAAACGTAAAGCCATTGGCCGTACGTTTATAGAGGTGTTCGATGCTGAGGCACACCGTATTGAAAACGTAAGCTGGCTGGGGCAGGGCACCATTTATCCGGATGTGATTGAATCTGTTTCAGTCACAGGCCCTTCTGTTACCATTAAATCTCACCACAATGTAGGCGGCCTGCCCGATTTCATGAATCTGAAGGTGGTAGAACCCCTGCGTTCCCTGTTTAAAGACGAGGTAAGGCTGGTGGGTAAGACCATGGGGCTGGATCAGAATATTCTGCGTCGCCATCCTTTCCCGGGTCCGGGCCTTGGCATCAGAATACTGGGAGATATAACGCCTGAAAAGGTACGGATTTTGCAGGAGGTAGATGACCTCTATGTAAAAGGACTAAAAGCATTTGGCCTGTATGACGAGATCTGGCAGGCGGGCGCCATTTTACTTCCTGTACAGTCTGTAGGCGTAATGGGAGATGAGCGCACTTATGAATCGGTTGTTGCCCTAAGAGCTGTAACAAGTGTAGATGGTATGACGGCCGACTGGTACCCGCTTCCGTATGAGTTTATGCGCGAGATTTCTAACCAGATCATCAACCGCGTTAAAGGCGTTAACCGTGTGGTATATGACATTAGCTCCAAGCCACCGGCAACTATTGAATGGGAATAA
- a CDS encoding hypothetical protein (COG2968 Uncharacterized conserved protein) gives MSTKTLGFGSILSLLAVAGFSYFASAQTNPQTPQPANANQSVLEVQGQGRMRVQPDQTLVMIQVQNTNTEAGRSVQVVTERVEQLLKKLQEAGFRKDEIKTSQFYLNENNEWRDGRMFRNGYTASQTMEVRFALDQQRMTKLTNVFAGTQEGVTFQFSFGLSDKLQQQVKEELIRKAIQDAREKASVIARSANIRLGAIRKIDYTQQTNRPYEMAEARSANMMVQKQSADFPQTDIQDIEMTDQIMVIWSLEP, from the coding sequence ATGAGCACCAAAACATTAGGATTCGGATCAATACTTTCGCTGTTAGCCGTTGCAGGCTTTTCTTATTTTGCCAGCGCACAAACTAACCCACAAACTCCCCAGCCGGCGAATGCAAACCAGAGTGTACTGGAGGTACAGGGGCAGGGCCGTATGCGGGTGCAGCCAGACCAGACACTGGTGATGATTCAGGTGCAAAACACCAATACAGAAGCTGGCCGTTCCGTGCAGGTGGTGACCGAGCGGGTAGAGCAACTCCTGAAAAAGCTGCAGGAGGCAGGCTTCCGGAAAGATGAAATTAAAACCAGCCAGTTCTACCTGAATGAAAATAATGAGTGGCGCGATGGACGTATGTTCCGCAATGGTTATACCGCCAGCCAGACCATGGAAGTGCGCTTTGCCTTAGACCAGCAGCGCATGACCAAGCTCACCAACGTATTTGCGGGCACACAGGAGGGGGTAACCTTTCAGTTTTCATTTGGTCTGTCGGATAAGCTACAGCAGCAGGTAAAAGAAGAACTGATCAGAAAAGCTATACAGGATGCACGCGAAAAAGCATCTGTCATTGCCCGTTCTGCCAATATCAGGTTGGGTGCCATACGCAAGATCGATTATACTCAGCAAACCAACAGACCTTACGAGATGGCAGAAGCCAGATCAGCAAATATGATGGTACAAAAGCAAAGTGCTGATTTCCCGCAAACTGACATTCAGGACATAGAGATGACAGACCAGATCATGGTTATATGGAGTCTGGAACCGTAA
- a CDS encoding imidazole glycerol-phosphate dehydratase/histidinol phosphatase (COG0241 Histidinol phosphatase and related phosphatases), translating into MKKKALFIDRDGTIIAEPPQDFQVDSLEKLEFLPGAIGALRQLRELTDYSFVMVTNQDGLGTDSFPEDTFWPAHNKMLKTLAGEGVVFDDILIDRSFEREGLETRKPGIGMMRQYLNEEWDLANSYVIGDRKTDVQLAKNLGTKAIFIGTEPAEGAELSSISWKEITHHLLLPLRKASVVRNTRETQINLQLTLDEQGKSDIKTGLHFFDHMLDQLARHSGISIYLRVNGDLEVDEHHTIEDTAIALGEAFAKALFDKRGMERYGFSLVMDDALAQVALDFGGRPWLVWEADFKREKVGDVPTEMFYHFFKSFTDGARCNLNIKCEGQNEHHKIEAIFKGLARSIRMAVKRDVNSLHNLPSTKGML; encoded by the coding sequence ATGAAAAAAAAGGCTTTATTCATAGATCGTGACGGCACTATTATCGCAGAGCCGCCTCAGGATTTTCAGGTAGATTCACTGGAAAAACTGGAATTCCTGCCCGGTGCCATTGGTGCCTTACGCCAGTTGCGGGAATTAACTGATTACAGCTTTGTAATGGTTACCAACCAGGATGGTTTGGGAACGGATAGTTTTCCTGAAGATACATTTTGGCCTGCCCACAATAAAATGCTTAAAACACTGGCGGGCGAAGGAGTTGTTTTTGATGATATTCTGATAGACCGCAGCTTTGAACGTGAAGGCCTGGAAACACGCAAACCAGGTATTGGCATGATGAGGCAGTACCTGAACGAGGAATGGGATCTGGCAAACTCTTATGTGATTGGAGACAGAAAAACAGATGTGCAGCTGGCTAAAAATCTGGGTACCAAGGCAATATTCATCGGAACGGAGCCTGCAGAGGGTGCAGAACTTAGCAGCATCAGCTGGAAAGAAATTACCCATCACCTCCTGCTGCCCCTGCGCAAGGCCAGTGTGGTGCGGAATACCCGCGAAACCCAGATTAACCTGCAGCTCACCCTGGACGAGCAGGGGAAAAGTGATATAAAGACCGGGCTTCATTTCTTTGATCACATGCTGGACCAGCTCGCCAGGCATAGCGGCATCAGCATTTATTTGCGTGTAAACGGAGATCTGGAGGTAGATGAGCACCACACCATAGAAGATACTGCCATAGCCCTGGGGGAGGCATTTGCCAAAGCCCTGTTTGATAAGCGGGGAATGGAGCGTTACGGATTTTCCCTGGTGATGGACGATGCCCTGGCGCAGGTGGCACTTGATTTTGGGGGACGCCCATGGCTGGTATGGGAGGCAGATTTTAAGCGCGAAAAAGTAGGAGATGTGCCAACAGAAATGTTTTATCATTTCTTTAAATCATTTACCGACGGCGCCCGCTGCAACCTCAATATTAAATGCGAAGGGCAGAACGAACATCATAAAATAGAAGCCATCTTTAAAGGACTGGCCCGCTCCATACGGATGGCAGTAAAGCGTGATGTGAACAGCCTCCACAATTTACCCAGCACAAAAGGGATGTTGTAG